Part of the Micromonospora inyonensis genome, GGTGACCATGATCTCCTTCTTCCGCCCGGTGATCCGCAGGTAGCCGTCGGCGTCGAGGCTGCCGAGGTCACCGGTGCGCAGCCACCCGTCGGCGGTGAACGTCTGCCGGGTCGCCTCCGGGTTGTTCCAGTACCCCCGGAACACCACGTCGCCCTGGACGAGGATTTCCCCGTCACCGGCGATCGCCAGCCGGACGCCGGGCAGGGGCCGGCCGACCGTGCCGATCCGCAGCGCCGAGGGGCGGTTCACCGTCAGCGCGGGGGAGGTCTCGGTCAGCCCGTACCCCTCCAGCAGGAGGATCCCGGCTCCCCGGAAGAAGTGCGCCATCCCCTCGCTCAGCGGCGCGCCGCCGACGAACGCCAGCCGGCACCGGCCCCCCAGCACCCGTCGCACCCGCCGGTACGCGACCAGGTCGCAGAGCCGGTGCGCCAGGCGCAGCGCCGTCCCCGGGCCGGCGGCGGTGTCCAGGCGGCGGCTGTACGCCACCGCGACCCGGTACGCGACCTCGGTCGCCCACCCCCGGACCGTGGCCCGCCGCCCGTCGCCAGCCCGCTGCCGGACCCGGTCGTGCAGCTTCTCGAACACCCTCGGCACCGCCAGCACGAACGTCGGACGGAACCGCTGGAGCTGGTCGACCACCCCGGTCGGGTCGGCGACGTGCACCAGCGTCGTGCGGGCCCGTACCGCACCGAGCTGGACCAGCCGGGCGAACGCGTGCGCCAGGGGCAGGAACAGCACCGTGGACGCCTCCGCGCGGAACAGCTCCGGCAGGACGGCGGTCGCGTTGCCGACGTCGAGCAGGATGTTGCGGTGCGTCAGCACGCAGCCCTTCGGTCGACCGGTGGTGCCGCTGGTGTAGATGATCGTCGCGACGTCGTCGCCACCCACCGCGCACCGCCGGGCGGCCACGGCCTCCGGGTCGACGGCGTGCCCCCGCTCGACCAGGTCCACCAAGGCGCCGGCGTCGATCTGCCAGACCCGCCGCAGCGCCGGCAGGTCAGATCGCAACCCGGCCAGCGTCCGGGCGTGGCCGGGGGTCTCCACCACGCATGCCACGGCTCCCGAGTCGGCGAGGATCCAGGCCACCTGGTCCGCGCTCGACGTCTCGTACACCGGCACCGGCACCGCGCCGATCGACCAGAGGGCGTAGTCGACCAGGGTCCACTCGTACCGGGTCCGGCTCATCAGTCCCACCCGGTCCCCGGCCGCCACCCCGACCGCCACGAATCCCCGCGCCAGGGCGGTCACCTCGTCGCGGAACTGCCGGCAGGTCACCGGCGCGGCGTCGACCGTCCGCTGCGGCGACGGCCAGGCCCGGTGGTCCGGGTCCGGGCGGAGAAACTGCACCGCCTCCGGGTCCCGGCGGGCGTTCTCCCACACCATGCCGGCCAGTCCGCCGGCCCCGACGCCGCTGACCACCGGCGTCACCGCCACGTCCCGCACCACCGCACCCCCAGTCCCGCACCGACGGCCCCGGGGCGAGCATGACGCGGCCGGTGGCGGTGGCGGCGGGGAACCCGCAAACCACCGCGCCGGGCGGCGCGGGATGCTAGTGCAGCAGGTCGCAAGTCCTGTTCGGGATGAGTGTCCTGTGTTTGCTTACGCTTCGTAGTCGGCGAGGTGGACGAGGGCGGCCGTGTCGAAGGCGTCGTCGGGGCTGCCCTCCCACTGGCCGGTGTGCAGGTGTTGGGGGGTGTAGGAGTTGGAGGCGGGGTCGTAGAGGGCGAAGGCCCACCGGTTGCCGCCGAGGTACTCGATGCGGCACAGCGGGATGCGCTCCTGCTTTTCCTCTGGGCCGATCAGAGCCGCGAAGTAGCCGAAGGAGCCGCGCCAGCGGGTGTCGACTTCGGTGAGGGCGGGCCAGCGGCCGCTGGTGATGGCGCGGTGGTCGACGTGGTCGTCGACCTCTTCCTTGAGCGGGCGTGGCGGAACGGGCACGGGGAGAGTGTCGCGCACTGCCGGTCCGGCCGGGTCCGGGGACGCGCGCGGCATGATGGCTGCTACCCCTGTCCTCTCTCGTCCCGGAGTGTCCCCGATGGCCCATCCGCCCGCCGCCGCGCTGCATCTGAGCGCCCGTCGGCGGCGCAAGCTGCTGGCCATGGTCGGCGCCGCGAGTTGCCCGCAGGCAGTCGCGCTGCGCGCAAGGATCGTGCTGCTGGCCGCCGACGGTCTGGCCAACAGCGCGATTGCCGTCGAAGTGGGCTGCAGCGAGCCGGCCGTGCGCCGGTGGCGGCTGCGCTTCGTACGCCGCGGCGTGCCGGGCCTGTTCGACCGCCCGCGCAGCGGGCGGCCCGAACGGTACGGGCCCAGCGAGCGCTTGGCCGTCATCGCCGTGGCCACCTCCCTGCCTCCCGAGGGGGCCGCCCGCTGGACTCAGACGCTGATCGCCGAGCATCTGGCCGAACGAGGCATGGCGCTCTCGCGCGCGACCGTGCGCCGCACCCTGACCGAGGCCAGGGTGCGCCCACACAAGGTCCGCGGCTGGCTCAACCGTGCCGACGATGACGCGTTCTGGGCCAAGGCCGGCGCTGTGTGCCGCCTCTACCTCGACATCCCCGCTGACACTCTCCTCGTCAGCGTTGACGAGAAGACCGGCATCCAGGCCCGCTCTCGCATCCGCCCCACCCAGAGCCCGCTGCCCGGCCGTGACCGGCGCGTGGAGTTCGAGTACAAGCGCCACGGGACCGTCTCCATCGTCGCCGCCATGGACGTGGCCACCGGCCAGGTGGTCGCCGAGCGCATCGAGCGCAACGACTCCGCGCACTTCATCCGCTTCCTGGCCATGCTCGACCGCAACACCGACCCCGCCCTGCGCATCCACCTGGTCATGGACAACGGCTCCTCCCACACGTCCAAGGCCACCCGCGCCTGGCTCGCCGCCCACCCCCGTTTCAGCGTGACCCACACTCCCAAGCACGCCAGCTGGCTGAACATGATCGAGCAGTGGTTCTCCGCCCTGACCCGCCGCGTCCTGCGCGGCGGCGACTTCACATCCCGCGACGACCTCGAAGCCAAGATCACCGCGTTCACCATCCGCTACAACCGCACCGCCCGCCCCTACCGTTGGCGCTACGACGCCGACGCCGAGCACGCCCGCTACCTC contains:
- a CDS encoding IS630 family transposase → MAHPPAAALHLSARRRRKLLAMVGAASCPQAVALRARIVLLAADGLANSAIAVEVGCSEPAVRRWRLRFVRRGVPGLFDRPRSGRPERYGPSERLAVIAVATSLPPEGAARWTQTLIAEHLAERGMALSRATVRRTLTEARVRPHKVRGWLNRADDDAFWAKAGAVCRLYLDIPADTLLVSVDEKTGIQARSRIRPTQSPLPGRDRRVEFEYKRHGTVSIVAAMDVATGQVVAERIERNDSAHFIRFLAMLDRNTDPALRIHLVMDNGSSHTSKATRAWLAAHPRFSVTHTPKHASWLNMIEQWFSALTRRVLRGGDFTSRDDLEAKITAFTIRYNRTARPYRWRYDADAEHARYLARHPQHQKPTRDDLAKAA
- a CDS encoding AMP-dependent synthetase/ligase, with product MRDVAVTPVVSGVGAGGLAGMVWENARRDPEAVQFLRPDPDHRAWPSPQRTVDAAPVTCRQFRDEVTALARGFVAVGVAAGDRVGLMSRTRYEWTLVDYALWSIGAVPVPVYETSSADQVAWILADSGAVACVVETPGHARTLAGLRSDLPALRRVWQIDAGALVDLVERGHAVDPEAVAARRCAVGGDDVATIIYTSGTTGRPKGCVLTHRNILLDVGNATAVLPELFRAEASTVLFLPLAHAFARLVQLGAVRARTTLVHVADPTGVVDQLQRFRPTFVLAVPRVFEKLHDRVRQRAGDGRRATVRGWATEVAYRVAVAYSRRLDTAAGPGTALRLAHRLCDLVAYRRVRRVLGGRCRLAFVGGAPLSEGMAHFFRGAGILLLEGYGLTETSPALTVNRPSALRIGTVGRPLPGVRLAIAGDGEILVQGDVVFRGYWNNPEATRQTFTADGWLRTGDLGSLDADGYLRITGRKKEIMVTASGKNVAPAPIEARVRAHPLVSQCMLVGDGRPYVAALITVDPQEFSRWRDARRRSGATVAELREDPALRREIQTAVDRANRSVSHAEAVKTFRILPRDLTEAAGELTPTSKIRRDVVRERYAADVAALYPDR